AAGAATATTTTATGCAAGTCCTCTAGAGTCTTTGCAGAGTTCTTCTACATTGAGAGTTTCCACCCAAGACTGATGTAGAATTACGATAAAAAATAAGGGATAACTGTGGAAAAAACCCCAATAGCATATATGGTGGTGCATTGTGAATGAAACTTATAGTACACTACCAACTCAAGAcagaattagaagaaaaatgggggaaaaaaaattaaagagacACTACTGTTTTATTTATCCACCATAAATACCTGCACTTAAGCAAAGGAGAAAACTTGGAACAATAACGACATGCATTAAAGTCTGCACCTCAGGTGTCATTGTCTTAACAGGCTTAAAGATAAAGTAAAcagaataaagaaaaaagtaacAAAACTTGACATTTCACCTGTATTGAAGTAACAGGGTTTCCGGCCAGAGAAGACTCTGGAGAATTTCTTCTGTGACCAGAAGTTGGGAGTGAAATACTTTGTGAAGTTTGCATGGCAATATTCAGGTGATCCCAAAGTTGCTGATCCAAGACTTGTCCTCCATAGTTTTGATATATCATCAACCAAAACTACATCAGAGTCAAGATATATGACTCTTTCCACACAAGGCTCAAGAAGATGAGCCAAGTAATTTCTTGCATAATTCAGTGGCTGTTCAAGAGTTTCTCTTATAGTGGATGATATCTTGTTCTGTACCGTTTCAGGGTTAAAATAGTATGCCTTGAAATTCAAGGATggaaaaatatctctaataaggGTTTGAAGATGATGATCAGAATCCGAATGtatgaaatggaaaaaaatgttTTGTGGGCAGAAAGCATTCTGCAGAATGGAATTAACAGCAGCAACTGTGCCACGGAGGAATTGAGTATCAAGAGTCATTACTAAATGAATAAGAGAAGGATTGCATACTGCCACTTGCATGGGATGATGGCCATGATTGATCATCATCAAAGAATTGCTGCTGAAAGTGGAAGACAAGCATTTGTTGTTTTCTCCGTTGTTGAATGGCACCGACTTCCTGTAGGAAAACTGCAGGTGGGGAACTGAATTTTTCTGggaaatgattgaaaatgagGTTGATCTTATGGCTTCTGCAGGAGGAGATGATTGAAAAGATGGACAAAATAGGATGATCCCGATTGAAATGGTCACTAAATTGGCAACCTTGACGATTGCCAACATTTTCTTTATCAGAAAAtcttggtgtctatttcttctAGACCTATATCAGAAACAGAAAATGTTTCAAGAAATCAATcaatcttcaaaaaaaaaaaaagaacacaaGCTACAAATTAGAGACTGCTTCTCAACGTTCTTTTCTTCTTGATCCAATTTTCAATCTTTCTAAGGTGATCGATCATATATAACTCAACAAAAACAGATACTACTACACACAGACATATGTGGAGTGGTGGAGTCCTTACTAGGGGATGAATTGACTTAGATATCTGAGTCTTTACCTTTTAAATTCTTGACAATTTCTCGCCCCACTGACAAGGTGAGAAATAGTGGAAATGTGGAATGCCAAAACTAACCGTTATTTAAGATGTGTCCATCCCAACAGACATTTTTTAATTGATCAcaaatgcatatatatatatattaataaaaaaaCTGAATTCTATTTCAAAATGCCTTAACATTAAACAAGTTCTTTAATAGAGTATTTAAGTTGACTTAAATGTCATCTGCAAATCTTAGCAGCCTTAAAACCACTTTGTCATAAGTTGATCCAGATTGACATTAAATTTTCCGTCATAAATTCGAAATTTCTTAACAATTGTGAGATTAATTGAATGGATTTCATGTAATAAGTTGGATTTTTCTTCTAGAGGTCAGGAATTCATTACCCATAATTTTTGTCTATGCAACACCAGTCAAGTAATTCAGCAAGCCAAAATTATGACCCTATAAGTTTTATACATTTCGGtattttgatttcttaattATTAGCTATTTTTTCAGGAAATGAGTTAAGTTTTTTTCCCACCTCTACATCTTTCAATTCTTCTCAAACTAGATTTATTCTTTTTTGGACCTAACAAGTTTTATATTCAATGATGGAATTGCTCCATGTTATATgcacaaataatttttttaaaaaataaaaatcctttttctttaattcttaaaTCTTACAATGTAATATTTAGTTAGGGAAACTTGGAAGAGTGCATTATTCTTCTATTCTTTGAGAAGGAAGAGGCAGATTTGAAAAGGAAAGCACAGCGCAATGCGCATTTGAAGAAATCTTCAACTCAatattaaactaatcaaaagaCACACCAAATTAATTACTAGTCACCAAACTCAGTGGACATAAAACATAAAATAGCAGCATATATCAACACATATcaactttctttcttttatttttcagatAAAAAATTTAGggatttcatattttttctaaGCTCATAAGTTAAGCACTTTTTTTATCCCCTTTTTTCCCTACTCTTCAAATTTATGTTTATGCATTCTTCTCAGTTCTACACGCCCAAtgatctttaaaaaaaaaacattccaaGAACAAAAATACCATTTCAATTTGTTTCATCCTAATCtcgaatttattattatcaaagTCATTAGTGCATAAAATGgtatatataaatgttataataCATATTTAGGTGAGTGATGGATGAGAGGTGATTTCAAAAGCACATGCTTTTGCTACGAGGAAACGTtctaacaataataataatcttTAACAACTTTTACCCACCgagaaagaaaaaatatgatGGTACTAAGCATCCGATGGATCCGTGGAGTTTGACGTAAGGGATTTAATAATATCCGATGGCAATTCACATCTAATTAATTCTCAGACCATTTCCAACGTCTCCCTCTTTGATGTCTTCGTCCTTAAGCAATGGATTAATCCCAAGAAAATTTCAAAGTGATGAGGTCGATTGGTTAATTGGGCAAGGCAAACTATGTACAACTTTCAGAAGAGATagaagaaataataataataatacaaaaAAATCTTGGCTAACTAATCGTACGATAatacttttcctttctttttgttaaAGTCAATTTAAGCATTgtacttttttcttcttctttttttttttttgttttttatgaaAATCATTATTGTACGTTACTCACATCACCTTCGATTATTAGAAtaagtttccgctgcatttatatattttggagtaaAGTGGTTATATATactcctccctttttttataactgacgtttaaggttttgcacaccaattaagaaaagtttttcattgcttaaatctgtacattactttccttttgtaccctcattaattgtccaattcaccaatgttttctctcactagagtactaaatagtgctgttttactaggccaaaagtagtaattaagaaccctgtattggaaaagagagataaaagggtaaaattgtgaaaaaataattactactgtatggggataataaaacgacagataaaagtacactagagcaaatttcttaaacgtcagttataaaaaaagggagagagtatatatgtgtgtgtgtgtgcgcgcgTGTGTTCTGTGCGTATACTTCAGAGTTGCAGCTACTAGAAAAGGAATACTCGCAGGTTTGGATTGCTAacttttgtgaaaaaatttttataattttttttatctcgcatacatcatattgttatagtatatttttttacaaaaactctCAAAAATCTAAATCCGAACAATTAGGGATTATAGAGCTAGCTAAATTGCTTTAGGTGTAGTAAGCCTTTCACACTTCTAAATTCACAACATACCAATCGCCTGCTTCAAAGTTCAAATGGGAAGGGTATGTAGACATTTTATGCTTCACGTGGCAGATGACTAATAGCATTAATATTAGGCAAGACCTTATTATTTAATTGTTGATAAGGACGATTGGG
This portion of the Coffea arabica cultivar ET-39 chromosome 2e, Coffea Arabica ET-39 HiFi, whole genome shotgun sequence genome encodes:
- the LOC113732931 gene encoding probable galacturonosyltransferase-like 6 encodes the protein MLAIVKVANLVTISIGIILFCPSFQSSPPAEAIRSTSFSIISQKNSVPHLQFSYRKSVPFNNGENNKCLSSTFSSNSLMMINHGHHPMQVAVCNPSLIHLVMTLDTQFLRGTVAAVNSILQNAFCPQNIFFHFIHSDSDHHLQTLIRDIFPSLNFKAYYFNPETVQNKISSTIRETLEQPLNYARNYLAHLLEPCVERVIYLDSDVVLVDDISKLWRTSLGSATLGSPEYCHANFTKYFTPNFWSQKKFSRVFSGRKPCYFNTGVMVIDLVKWRKFKYTKMIERWMEIQRNQRIYDLGSLPPFLLVFAGEIAPIDHRWNQHGLGGDNLSGNCRQLHPGPVSLLHWSGKGKPWIRLDSGKPCPLDIIWSQYDLYGQSL